A single Penaeus vannamei isolate JL-2024 chromosome 22, ASM4276789v1, whole genome shotgun sequence DNA region contains:
- the LOC113809416 gene encoding CCHC-type zinc finger nucleic acid binding protein isoform X2 has product MSGSKCYKCNRMGHFARECPMGSGPGLRGRGGPREKCYKCNRPGHFARDCKEEEDHCYRCDGVGHIAKDCEHSSDEPSCYNCSKMGHIARDCPEPERTCYVCNKSGHISRQCTENKSENRNAKCYVCGKIGHISRECPIGGEQENEKRCYVCGASGHISRECPQGESDTTCYRCNLKGHMARNCPKCYMCGGFGHISRQCEMVA; this is encoded by the exons ATGTCAGGTTCCAAGTGTTACAAGTGTAACCGCATGGGCCACTTCGCCAGAGAGTGCCCCATGGGAAGCGGTCCAGGCCTCAGAGGCCGTGGGGGTCCAAGGG AAAAATGCTACAAGTGCAACCGTCCAGGTCACTTTGCTCGTGactgcaaggaggaggaggatcactGCTACCGCTGTGATGGTGTGGGCCACATTGCCAAGGACTGTGAACATTCTTCAGATGAAC CCTCATGCTACAACTGCTCCAAGATGGGCCACATCGCCAGGGATTGTCCAGAGCCGGAGCGCACCTGTTACGTGTGCAACAAGAGCGGGCACATCTCCCGACAGTGCACTGAAAATAAGAGCGAGAACCGCAATGCAAAG TGCTATGTCTGTGGCAAAATTGGTCACATCTCCAGGGAGTGCCCCAttggaggagagcaagagaatgagaagcGATGTTATGTGTGCGGCGCTTCTGGGCATATCTCTAGGGAGTGCCCTCAGGGTGAATCTGATACTACATGCTACAG GTGCAACCTGAAGGGCCACATGGCTCGCAACTGCCCCAAATGTTACATGTGTGGTGGCTTTGGGCACATTTCCCGCCAGTGTGAGATGGTGGCTTAG
- the LOC113809416 gene encoding CCHC-type zinc finger nucleic acid binding protein isoform X1 has product MSGSKCYKCNRMGHFARECPMGSGPGLRGRGGPRDLYSLEKCYKCNRPGHFARDCKEEEDHCYRCDGVGHIAKDCEHSSDEPSCYNCSKMGHIARDCPEPERTCYVCNKSGHISRQCTENKSENRNAKCYVCGKIGHISRECPIGGEQENEKRCYVCGASGHISRECPQGESDTTCYRCNLKGHMARNCPKCYMCGGFGHISRQCEMVA; this is encoded by the exons ATGTCAGGTTCCAAGTGTTACAAGTGTAACCGCATGGGCCACTTCGCCAGAGAGTGCCCCATGGGAAGCGGTCCAGGCCTCAGAGGCCGTGGGGGTCCAAGGG ACCTCTACTCCTTAGAAAAATGCTACAAGTGCAACCGTCCAGGTCACTTTGCTCGTGactgcaaggaggaggaggatcactGCTACCGCTGTGATGGTGTGGGCCACATTGCCAAGGACTGTGAACATTCTTCAGATGAAC CCTCATGCTACAACTGCTCCAAGATGGGCCACATCGCCAGGGATTGTCCAGAGCCGGAGCGCACCTGTTACGTGTGCAACAAGAGCGGGCACATCTCCCGACAGTGCACTGAAAATAAGAGCGAGAACCGCAATGCAAAG TGCTATGTCTGTGGCAAAATTGGTCACATCTCCAGGGAGTGCCCCAttggaggagagcaagagaatgagaagcGATGTTATGTGTGCGGCGCTTCTGGGCATATCTCTAGGGAGTGCCCTCAGGGTGAATCTGATACTACATGCTACAG GTGCAACCTGAAGGGCCACATGGCTCGCAACTGCCCCAAATGTTACATGTGTGGTGGCTTTGGGCACATTTCCCGCCAGTGTGAGATGGTGGCTTAG